Sequence from the Luteolibacter flavescens genome:
GCATGTGAATATCGAGCCGATGCCGGATGGTGAGCCGTCCTTCCTGCTGCTTCTGGAAGAGCTGCGGAAGGCGATGCCGCCGGGGAAGATCCTGTCGATCGCAGCCTACCCTCCGCCGACGCGCTGGCATCCCTTTCCCGAAGTCCACTGGGGAGAGTCCTATTTCCGGGAGGTTGCGAAGCGGGTCGATCAGATCGTGCCGATGCTCTACGACACCGGGCTGACGTGGGAGAAGCCCTACCGCAAGCTGATGGTGGACTGGACCCATGAGGTGCTGGCGTGGTCGGAGGGGAGGGAAGTCCTGCTCGGCGTGCCTGCCTACGACGACGCGGGCACCGGCTATCACGACCCGCGGGTGGAGGATCTGGAGAATGCCCTCCGGGGCATCCATGCGGCCTTGGAAGACGGTGTCCCCGCCCACTACGCCGGCATTTCCGTGTATTCGGAGTGGGAGATGAGCGAGGAGGATTGGAAGGTGCTCGGAGAGGCCTTCAACGCGCCGCCTTGAATGGACCGGGCTTTTCCGGTAGTGCGTTATCGATGAAGCTCGATCCCGCCGATGTCTTTGGCAGCGCGATGAGCGGGGTATTCGCCCGCGCCGCCTTGGCATGGCTGGCCGTCTGGCTCGGCCTTGTCTTTGCCACCTTGAAATTCGCCTCCTTGGAGGCGTTCCTGCTCCTTCCTGCGACCATTCTAATGGGTGTCCTCTGGGGCGGCCTTTGGGCGCTGGTGACTTTTCCTATTCTCTGTTTCCTTGGTTACCGCGCTGTCCGCTTTGTCGCGAGAGGCGAGGGCAATTGGTGGGAAGAGCTTTGCATCCTCCTTTTGCTCAGTTCCGCGGTCCTCCTACCGATTACGAAGGTATCCTTGGCTCACTTCGTGGTCGGCTGGTTCGCGGTGTTCTGGCTCGTATCG
This genomic interval carries:
- a CDS encoding glycosyl hydrolase family 18 protein, whose protein sequence is MTLWQRLKRPPWRTLLLLAAILGIFGFGYLCWTPGERITDGRHDLRRNGIWLQHGWMGDDGWFKETERDASNFRDAGKIAALRGKLERHGIRDVFPHLCPCEYDGAIAAVDDAQTERFLDGFEGFRVMPWVGGVKDDSADPSSPKWRARFVETSVGLLIRHPRLAGLHVNIEPMPDGEPSFLLLLEELRKAMPPGKILSIAAYPPPTRWHPFPEVHWGESYFREVAKRVDQIVPMLYDTGLTWEKPYRKLMVDWTHEVLAWSEGREVLLGVPAYDDAGTGYHDPRVEDLENALRGIHAALEDGVPAHYAGISVYSEWEMSEEDWKVLGEAFNAPP